The Panicum virgatum strain AP13 chromosome 3N, P.virgatum_v5, whole genome shotgun sequence genome includes the window TGCTCAGCAGCACGAGAATCAAGCTGGCTTTCGCCATGAAGCGTACGTCAAGCGCTCTCGTGCTAAGTtggtgtttagtttccaaaaaaaattacacaataCCCGTCACATCAAACTACAAGAGATTGTGCCTTCTATGACAATTTTCTGGATTATGATGATGCACCTTCTATGACAATCGCATATAGTCACGGAAGGGGTACAATGACAAGAAAAATGCTGCAATTGTCACAATCCAGTGTGGATTATGACAACCTAGATTGTGACAACATGGATTGTGACAATTACAGCTTTTTTTTGTCATTGTACCCCTTCCCTGACAATATGCTACTGTCATAGAAGGTGCATCATAATCCAGCAAATCTCTTGTAGTgaaattttcggacacatgcatgaagcattaaatacagttaaaaaaattaactaattatacagtttaactgattagcacgagcctaattagtccataattggacattaatcaCCAAagaacaacgaaatgtgctatagtaccaaaacccaaactttttcaccaactaaacaccaccTAAGAGTATTGTGTTATGTTATTACGGCTTTACCAGGCCAAAACAAGAATTGAGAAAAGTACAAAGATAATGTAGTATTTATTGATTTCTAATTACATACAACATGGAAACCTCTCCTCTAATGATTAGGGAGTTTACTATCAGGTTCCTCTTATATTGATAGGCAACATGGTACTAACTTTCTATCCATGTGTAGATCTTGGGATACCACTGTTATCGGTTTAATGGCCCGTTTTGGCACAACTTTTCCACGTCAGGAATTTTACACCTTACATAACACTCCATACCATTACACTCCGAGGTGAGAAATTGTAGCGAATTCTCATCATTCATCTTATGGAGGAGTAGAAACTGGAGGCTTGGTATCACGGCTTGCATTTGCATCCTTCAGTAATGAGTATGACCAGTTAGTAGAGATTGTTAACTCATAGTTTCCGATCTAAACTGTGGACACATATCATTTTTCGTAACAGTGGATGTAGAAATAGTAAGTGTTCTGTTGCCCACGGCCAATGAAATACACTGAATTTCATAACTAGAAATGAGTTCTGCACATAGTTTTCCTTTTGTGTGAAAACTAATACAATGCAATCGCACGTATAAATCTACACACACTCACCCTTATAAACGCATTACAATATTTCATGGgataaataaaaggaaaaagtccggtttacaccttcgaactatcgcaaaagtccgattttcaaacTGCAACTAATAAATCGGATAACAGAGACCattcaactgtcaaaaccgggcaaatttggccctttgGATAGTTTCAAAGgcgattttgtattttttttaaaaaataaaaaatctaattagatttacacaatcataattaattcattttaaattagcaaaatgtgaaattagtactaattttttttaaatgtaacctatctattattgctctatttgaatcttagttattcaaaaataatagacataactacaagcaaccaaatattgtaaatataaaaaaattggatCTGAATACCTGACAAGTATAATGTcaatagatatgttacatttttagaaaacctttgatacccatttcgtattttttatttaaaataaattacttataaatttttaagtttaaactgaattttttttaatttttacaaAGTGGAAAACCACCTTCGAAACCTCCtaaagggccaaatttgccgaTTTCAACAATCACTACCGGAGACTGTGCAAATGCCGTGTGCAtggactttgccgtgtgccaattctcgggcacacggcaaagaaggtaTTAGCCGAGTGCAGAAAAACCAACATCCGTCAAAATAATGGCACATGACAAAGAaggtatttgccgtgtgccacatgaTAAAGCTCACGGCAAAGATCTGCTCACGGCATATTTCaggcatttgccgtgtgccgagaGATTGCCACACGGCAAAGCGTCGTCCACGGTAGGGCCGACGCCCGCCCGttacatttgccgtgtgccacggcTGGGCACTCGGCAATTATAtgattttgccgtgtgtcttgtccatagcacacggcaaacattttttaaaaaaagtgatTCAACACTCCCAATTTTTTCTGGTATACACGTATTGTTCATGTTACCTTATGCTGACATCTGGTAATTTTTTTGTCTCTTTGCTATATATAATCATTTAATTTCATCAAACACATTTATTGTAATTAAGTCCATTTTGAACTGCATCcataaaatttgaaaatcaTATTCATATTATTGAGTCCAATTTGAGGCCGCATCCATGAAATGGGAGGCTAGTTTGAACATCTTGTTCCCGAACCATCACCAGGAACATGTGGCAGAAACATTTTAATTTTCTATAAATAACATATGAAGTttaaaattttttgaatttatcatGGTATCATAATTTTATGTGCTGGGgctatagaaaaaaaattgagatggttttgcacaagtttgacATACGCTCCATACAGATCGAGACATATCCAGAAAAGATCTATTGAATCGAGAAGGAATCGTTCAGATTTCGAATCACATTAACAGTCAAATTGGGTTTTCACTTCACAACTTTTTGTATATGCAATACCCAACTTAGATTCCTTAAATccaaattttggtaatttttcggAGCCATCtagtaattttaattttttttatagttaACCCATATCATGTGATATGCATTTAAATTGATTTATAAGTAAATGAAATAATGGATTTTTTCGCTTACAATCATAAAATAAATTGTTTAATGTCTTTGGTAATGTATTTTCAGTGTTTATTCGATTAAATTTTGTAAAACAACTTTTAAAATCGACATTGTTGAAGTTTTGAAAAAACATATATTTGCCGTGTATTGTGCTTGTGGCACACGGTAAAGAtggagtttgccgtgtgctctgaatcaggacacacggcaaactttgcatctttgccgtgtgcctcagatctcggcacacggcaaagtatctTTGCCCGCACACTTATGTCGTTCCGACAGCCATCCACCACACACACAACTCACACTTAGCTGCcacgcccgcgcgccgcgccaccacccGCCCGGCCGCCGGGCATCCATCCCACTCGCCGCTCCGTCACCCGGCCCCGCCTCCaccacgccgccaccaccgcgtcgCGCAAGCCACGCCGCGTCGCCCCGCCACCAGCCGCCCTCAGGGGCCCTCGCCGACGGCCCCTGCTGGCGGCAGCACTCGCGCCTGCGCCGGTGCGGGGGCCCTTCAGCTGGGGCACAAGCCGACCCGCGTCGCGGATGCCGTCACGCCAGCCCGAGCCGCGGGTGCCGACGCCGCCTCTCCTCCGCCAGCTCTCCACGGGTCCAAGCGCTCTGccgtccgcgcgccgccgcaccgcgctcGCGCCGGCCTATGGCGCAGCACGGCTGCGCCTCACGGctcgggcggccggcggctcaTCCTTGCGGAGCTTGGTGCTGGACGATGCATACATGAACAAAGGTATGTTTCTGGACACCCTTGAGCAGCTCGATGAAATGACAAGGACAACTAGTACTAACACTCTAACAGGGAACCATGGTTATATAGTGTTAACTCCTGATAAACTTGATCTTATTTGGTTGCTCCAATAGTATAATTTTGACAAGCTGTATTCGTGAGATTGTTCTTCTGTTAGTTCTAAAGTATGTTCCCAAATATAGCGTTCAAATAGAAGTATAAGGACTATAGTTGTTACTTCCTACCAAATTCAAAGGTATACTACACTAGTCTTTTGAACATCATCTCCGGACATATCCTACACTACACTTAAGATAATTTACTAAACAAGCCCAACACATCAGGGCTAACAATCAAAGGTATGGTGTTTCCTTTGTACAGGACCCTGATGGCGTCATGTGTTTGAGCTCATTCAGAGGGTGAAGACACCTCAGCCTCTTAGCCAAGTCAAGCTTCATGTTAGTGTCCTGACGCATCCTGACAAGTTCTTTAAGAAATTTTATTTCCTTTTATAAGCTTCATGAAACCCCTTGTTCATTTTACACATGTTGTGCCTTTAAGAAATTTTATTTCCTTTTATAAGCTTCATGAAACCCCTTGTTCATTTTACACATGTTGTGCCTGCATCTACTAGACTGCAGATAGACACTTGTAAATGTGTCCATAGAATCTGGATACTCTTCCGAGCTCTGAACAGTAAATAATTCCATCCACACTGTTTCAGGTGCTCTTATGCAGGCAAGAGGTGGCTAGCCCTGCCaggtaatttctttttttttctttggtccATTGCTATATGGATTTATTTTACAGCAGTCTTCATGGTACATGAAAACGCTTCTCTTAGTCATGTTCTTCTCTGGTTCTATGGCTTCAGTTAGTTCTTAGAAATACAAAGGTAACTGAACTTATATTCAGTTTTCCCTTTTTGCCTAGCTCAACCTTTCAAAGCTGCAGGTAGAGAGCTCAATGTTTAGGATTATTATTAATGCATATTTATTCAACTGCTGTCAAAATCCCTGCAACAATCAGATTGATGTGTATGGTCTTATTTGCCATTTCAGAAGCACCTACAGATCTCAAACTTCTTTAGCTAATGTGTAGTTTTTGATCCTCAATCTACAGCCTCAATCTTTTATAAGATATTTCTTTCCATTATTGCTAAAATTATCATTTGCTTGCTGACAGTAATTTACTGGATTGAATCGTTGACAATGCAAAGTACTCATTTGTTCATTTTATTGCAATAGCTAAAAGGTGGTAAAAGAAACATACCCGTCTGTATATTACTTTCTTATCTCTTTTGGCTGCTTTGAAAAATTGTAATCATGGATGCAGATCtgtatttgtaaatatatattttttagctCTTTTagccctttgccgagtgtcattgcaaaggcactcggcaaacatccattctttgccgtgtgcctgggctagggcacacggcaaagaggtcTTCCACGTTGCTCTCCGTTTACCAactttattttgccgtgtgtgGAGTATTGCACATGGCAAAATAATTGCCGTGTGCCTGAGATTTAGCTCACGGCAAAGTTGCTCTTTGCCGGCCGTTGTATGCCGTGCGCAGTTTGCCGTGCGTTACACACGGCaaatactttgccgtgtgtaaaccggtttttgccgtgtgccaaaggcacacggcaaatgaccTGCGTCCAGTAGTGAGTAGGATGGTCTctgttatccggttttgtagttgaaggttgaaaatcggacttttatTATAGTTCAAGGATTTAAACTGGGCTTTTCCCTAAATAAAATAATAGTCGCTGTAAAAACATGCAGATGCTGGGCAGCTGAGGAATGGATACTTGGATAGCACGATAATCGACTGGGCGCCGGGGTTGCCTAAGGGCATGCGCCTCAAAGACTTCCCGAGCTTCATCCGCACCACGGACCCAGATGACGCCATGCTCACCTTGACCCTGCACTCAACGGAGTGCCAGTGCTCCGTCCCGTCTGCTGTCGTGTTCCACACATTCGAGGAGCTAGAGAGCCAAGTCATCAGCGCCATGTCAGACATCCTGCCGCCTATCTACGCCATGGGTCCGCTACCACTTCTCAGGGAAGCCTGTGCCAGCGCCAGCAATGACCATGCTGCCAGCACGTCGGCGGCCTCCAGCCTTTCCAAGGAGGACCACGCGTGCCAGGTCTGGCTCCACGGCAAGCGTCCCAACTCGGTGGTGTTCACGATGCTGTGCTGGCCGTTCGGGGCCGACCAGCAGACCAACACCAGGATGCCGTGCACGGAGTGGCGCGTCAGCGTGGAGATCAGCGAGGACCCCGggcgggaggaggtggaggcggcgataCCGCAGGTGATGGGCAGGGGGAGAGGGCAGGAGCTgagggggtcggcggcggagtggAAGGATAAGGCCGCGCTCGCGGCACGGCCAGGTGGCTCCGCTTGGGTAAATCTGGAGACGAGGTGCTTGCTCCTCTGATGGACAAGAAACGAATTTGCTGACATGATGTTCTTCTTTTCTGATCATTGGTTTGTTGCTGTTAATTTCACCTCAAGAAAAAGTGGTCTGGATTTGAGTTTTTTTCCCCGAATTTGTTAATAACTCGCTCATTTTCAAGGATTGTAAACAAACTCTATTATTTGGAATGTTCCGAAGTGGTAATAAATAAAGTATCAAAATATGCGTAGGTTAATAAATCAAAATTCTGAAAACCAATTATTCTCCTGAAAATAATGCAGCTTTGTTAGTGATCTTATCGGACTCGGATAACATGACGAATTTTTAAGGACTCGTATTCTATGTTTACTTGTACGTAAGTTGATTTTGTCCTAACAAATTATGCTGAATCCGTGCACACATCTAATCTCCCTTTCATCTCCAAAACCAAGACGAATTATGGACGTCGAC containing:
- the LOC120667865 gene encoding 7-deoxyloganetin glucosyltransferase-like, which codes for MRLKDFPSFIRTTDPDDAMLTLTLHSTECQCSVPSAVVFHTFEELESQVISAMSDILPPIYAMGPLPLLREACASASNDHAASTSAASSLSKEDHACQVWLHGKRPNSVVFTMLCWPFGADQQTNTRMPCTEWRVSVEISEDPGREEVEAAIPQVMGRGRGQELRGSAAEWKDKAALAARPGGSAWVNLETRCLLL